In a single window of the Campylobacter iguaniorum genome:
- a CDS encoding heavy metal translocating P-type ATPase, which produces MPKNSFKIVSHTGNRVRLTSNSLKDCDEKLLEALILKLDEISSVRVNKLAKSIIFTYNYGLNSILKTLETINIKELKVANNLPSKSEIYKSAVTLALTSLSNNNKLNALATLYSSSNLFKEGALELLHEGLTSKSLEALAVGVSLARGDYPAANGTNLLLSLGEYIEESTVHKSDDLIKELAKPNVKEAWIEIKNSSGEKELKLINTKDIKVGDIVVVGAGQSIAIDGYIVDGSASINQVSMTGEAQPTKKERGDRVMSGTIVEEGRIKIWAELIGDETATSRIKKYIQASLNEKSNIGLKATKLANKLVPVTLGLAGLSYVFNQNTMAMASVLQADYSCALKLATPVAFKTSISKAGRDGILIKGAKAIEALGAADTFVFDKTGTLTHGNLSVADIISFDKNLSSDELLNLSASAEEHYFHPVAEAIVKAARQRGFKHIHHEEVEFIVAHGVRTVVKNKELIIGSRHFLEDDEMIDFSAHKDRLNELENSDLALLFIAYDKKLIGVISLKDEIRTNAKECLIALKQNGVKEIIMLTGDVSSKAKDVALSLGIDRVFANCLPTDKAKIIEDLRASGKNVAFVGDGINDAPSLVKANVGISMSKGADIAKASADISLLKDDICSVSKAKLIANKTMSKINANFKATVGINSAILLGATFGKLSPIQTAILHNGTTIALLLNSLNSIKTK; this is translated from the coding sequence ATGCCCAAAAATAGCTTTAAAATCGTTAGTCACACTGGCAATAGAGTAAGGCTAACATCAAATAGCTTAAAAGATTGTGATGAAAAGCTCCTTGAAGCTCTGATTTTAAAACTAGATGAAATAAGTAGTGTCCGTGTAAATAAACTAGCAAAAAGTATAATTTTTACTTATAATTATGGCTTAAACTCTATTTTAAAAACGCTAGAAACGATAAATATCAAAGAGTTAAAAGTAGCAAATAATCTTCCTAGCAAATCTGAAATTTACAAATCAGCTGTCACGCTAGCCCTAACAAGCCTGAGTAATAACAACAAATTAAACGCACTAGCAACCCTGTATAGCTCATCAAATTTGTTTAAAGAAGGTGCTTTGGAGCTACTTCATGAAGGACTTACTAGCAAAAGTTTAGAAGCTCTAGCAGTTGGTGTGAGCCTTGCAAGAGGCGATTATCCAGCGGCAAATGGCACAAATTTGCTTTTGAGCCTTGGCGAATACATAGAAGAAAGCACAGTCCATAAAAGTGACGATCTCATAAAAGAGTTAGCCAAACCAAATGTCAAAGAGGCTTGGATCGAGATCAAAAATAGCAGTGGCGAAAAAGAGTTAAAGCTAATTAATACAAAAGATATAAAAGTCGGTGACATAGTAGTAGTGGGTGCTGGACAAAGCATAGCAATAGATGGATATATCGTAGATGGAAGTGCTAGCATAAATCAAGTAAGCATGACAGGAGAAGCCCAGCCAACCAAAAAAGAGCGTGGCGATAGAGTCATGAGTGGAACTATCGTAGAAGAAGGCAGGATTAAAATTTGGGCTGAGCTTATAGGCGATGAGACCGCAACAAGTCGCATCAAAAAATATATCCAAGCTAGTCTAAATGAAAAATCAAACATCGGACTAAAAGCCACAAAATTAGCAAACAAGCTAGTCCCTGTCACTTTAGGTCTTGCAGGTCTTAGCTACGTCTTTAACCAAAACACAATGGCAATGGCTTCAGTTTTGCAAGCTGATTATTCATGTGCTTTAAAGCTAGCAACTCCAGTTGCTTTTAAAACTAGCATTAGCAAAGCCGGAAGAGATGGGATTCTTATAAAAGGCGCAAAGGCTATAGAAGCCCTAGGGGCTGCAGATACTTTTGTTTTTGACAAAACTGGCACACTAACGCACGGCAATCTAAGCGTAGCAGATATTATTAGTTTTGATAAAAATTTGAGCAGCGATGAGCTTTTAAATTTAAGTGCAAGTGCTGAAGAACACTATTTTCACCCAGTCGCAGAAGCCATAGTAAAAGCTGCTCGCCAAAGAGGATTTAAGCATATTCACCACGAAGAAGTTGAGTTTATCGTAGCTCATGGTGTAAGAACGGTTGTAAAAAACAAAGAGCTTATCATAGGAAGTCGTCACTTTTTAGAAGATGATGAAATGATTGATTTTTCGGCTCATAAAGACAGATTAAACGAGCTTGAAAACAGTGATTTGGCGCTACTATTTATAGCTTATGATAAAAAACTCATAGGAGTTATATCTCTAAAAGATGAGATTAGAACTAATGCAAAAGAGTGCCTAATAGCGCTAAAACAAAACGGTGTCAAAGAGATCATTATGCTAACAGGAGATGTAAGTAGCAAGGCAAAAGATGTAGCTCTTAGCCTTGGCATAGATAGGGTTTTTGCCAACTGTCTTCCAACAGACAAAGCCAAAATCATAGAAGATCTTAGAGCTAGTGGGAAAAATGTCGCATTCGTAGGAGATGGAATAAATGACGCTCCAAGCCTTGTAAAGGCAAATGTAGGCATAAGTATGAGCAAGGGTGCAGATATAGCAAAAGCAAGCGCTGATATAAGCCTTTTAAAAGATGATATATGTTCAGTATCTAAAGCAAAACTCATCGCAAATAAAACAATGTCAAAAATAAATGCAAATTTTAAAGCAACAGTTGGCATAAACTCAGCCATTTTACTTGGAGCGACATTTGGAAAACTCAGTCCAATCCAAACAGCCATACTCCACAACGGAACGACAATCGCACTGCTATTAAATTCGCTAAATAGTATAAAAACAAAATAG
- a CDS encoding anion permease: protein MKSKFIKGFIIVAIGVLVWFLPHPDAVTTQAWHLFAIVLATILGLILQPLPIGAVAFFGVTIAVLTNVMKPAQALSGYASTTIWLIVCAFMIARGFIKTGLGKRIAYKIISLLGDSTLKLGYSIVISDAIISPAMPSSGARAGGILFPIVKSLSSALGSEQGDTRKKAGAFFMQTLWQGNAITNGMFLTSMAGNPLIASLALTTFGVEISWGLWAMGAIVPALVSLAVIPYVLYKIYPPQIKDYPEGKKIAKAELAKLGSLKRSEIVMIFVFIGALILWATGSITGLNATTVGMIAVCVMLVFGVLEWNDFICEKGAWDTLIWMGSLITLAGGLSKLGFVTWFAGWMSGTMSGFNWTLVMGILVIVYVFTHYFFASLTAHITAMYATFGAVAIAAGANGVFVALVFAYASNLMMPVTHYGGAPAPIIFGAGYNTQNEWWRLGFIITLINLAIWIIIGSVWWKVLGLW, encoded by the coding sequence ATGAAAAGCAAATTTATAAAAGGCTTTATAATAGTAGCAATCGGTGTTTTGGTATGGTTTTTGCCTCATCCTGATGCAGTGACTACCCAAGCCTGGCATCTTTTTGCTATTGTACTAGCCACTATTTTGGGGTTAATATTACAACCGCTTCCTATTGGGGCGGTTGCGTTTTTTGGAGTTACAATAGCAGTTTTAACAAATGTTATGAAACCAGCCCAAGCATTAAGCGGATATGCAAGTACGACCATTTGGTTAATTGTTTGTGCGTTTATGATTGCAAGAGGTTTTATCAAAACAGGGCTTGGCAAACGCATAGCTTATAAGATTATAAGTTTATTGGGAGATAGTACATTAAAGCTTGGATATTCTATAGTTATAAGTGATGCTATCATCTCTCCTGCTATGCCAAGTAGTGGCGCAAGAGCAGGTGGTATACTTTTTCCTATTGTCAAATCTCTTTCAAGTGCTTTGGGTTCTGAACAAGGTGATACACGCAAAAAAGCTGGTGCGTTTTTTATGCAGACATTATGGCAAGGAAACGCGATAACAAACGGTATGTTTCTTACCTCAATGGCAGGAAATCCACTTATAGCTAGTTTGGCACTAACTACTTTTGGCGTTGAGATTTCTTGGGGACTTTGGGCGATGGGTGCGATAGTCCCAGCCCTTGTTTCTTTGGCTGTGATACCCTACGTACTTTATAAAATTTATCCACCCCAAATAAAAGATTATCCTGAGGGCAAAAAGATAGCAAAAGCCGAACTTGCCAAGCTTGGTTCGCTTAAAAGAAGTGAAATCGTGATGATTTTTGTCTTTATAGGCGCTTTGATTTTATGGGCAACTGGAAGCATCACAGGGCTAAATGCAACAACTGTTGGTATGATAGCAGTTTGTGTTATGCTTGTCTTTGGTGTATTGGAATGGAATGATTTTATTTGCGAAAAAGGCGCTTGGGATACTCTTATTTGGATGGGCTCTTTAATAACATTAGCTGGAGGTCTTTCTAAGCTTGGCTTTGTTACTTGGTTTGCTGGCTGGATGAGTGGCACTATGAGTGGATTTAACTGGACTTTGGTAATGGGAATTTTGGTTATTGTTTATGTATTTACTCATTACTTTTTTGCTAGTTTGACAGCGCATATAACAGCGATGTATGCTACATTTGGAGCAGTTGCAATAGCTGCTGGAGCAAATGGTGTTTTTGTAGCTCTTGTCTTTGCATATGCATCAAATTTAATGATGCCTGTCACTCATTATGGTGGTGCTCCAGCTCCTATTATTTTTGGTGCTGGATATAATACGCAAAATGAGTGGTGGAGGCTTGGCTTTATTATTACTTTGATAAATTTAGCTATATGGATAATAATCGGTTCAGTTTGGTGGAAAGTTTTAGGATTGTGGTAG
- the pgp3 gene encoding peptidoglycan metallopeptidase Pgp3, whose protein sequence is MRKILFLLLFFSFSFGASITNGEIEIITIESQYAGNLSVNDKKLPWIPHPTQKNQKIAFIPAGYYDTKGITVTNSLNGVSGNFEFDIAKKNYKKEKITVDNAKVNPPKSVLKRIAKEKNEANAIYRVFGDNLYFDSKFMAPMNSFVTSEFGTARVFNNQVKSYHSGMDFRAPIGQNVLAANDGIVKIAKDRYYAGNGVVIDHGGGIYTQYYHLSNLNVKVGDKVKKGDIIGLSGNSGRVSGPHLHFGVMVSGVQVSPVDFIEKINGLF, encoded by the coding sequence ATGAGAAAAATACTGTTTCTTTTATTATTTTTTTCATTTTCATTTGGTGCAAGTATCACAAATGGAGAGATTGAGATAATAACCATAGAATCACAATACGCTGGCAATTTAAGCGTAAATGACAAAAAATTGCCGTGGATACCACATCCAACACAAAAAAATCAAAAAATAGCATTTATTCCAGCAGGATATTATGATACAAAAGGTATCACCGTCACAAACTCTTTAAACGGTGTAAGCGGAAATTTCGAGTTTGATATAGCTAAAAAAAACTACAAAAAAGAAAAAATCACAGTCGATAATGCAAAAGTAAATCCGCCAAAATCAGTCTTAAAACGCATAGCCAAAGAAAAAAATGAAGCAAATGCGATATATAGAGTTTTTGGGGATAATTTGTATTTTGATAGCAAATTTATGGCTCCTATGAATAGCTTTGTCACAAGTGAGTTTGGGACTGCTAGGGTTTTTAATAATCAAGTAAAAAGCTATCATAGCGGTATGGATTTTAGAGCTCCTATAGGTCAAAACGTGCTAGCTGCAAATGATGGAATCGTAAAGATAGCAAAAGATAGGTATTACGCAGGAAACGGCGTAGTTATCGATCATGGCGGTGGGATTTACACACAGTATTATCATTTGAGTAATTTAAATGTAAAGGTTGGCGATAAGGTCAAAAAGGGCGATATAATAGGGCTTAGTGGAAATAGTGGACGGGTCAGTGGCCCACATCTTCATTTTGGCGTGATGGTTAGTGGAGTACAAGTAAGTCCAGTTGATTTCATAGAAAAAATCAACGGTTTGTTTTAA
- a CDS encoding HMA2 domain-containing protein, producing MNPNLELLANLIPHFSLIHSSPGRIRVRVLPSIKEMKSHINLENFSDIDSIISKINGIQNVKFNKLIGSVTIIYDNSVFPEALWINLLNGVNLELISQKINQIAKDFDANRS from the coding sequence ATGAACCCAAATTTAGAGCTTTTAGCAAATCTCATCCCACATTTCTCACTCATACACAGCAGTCCTGGACGCATAAGAGTAAGAGTTTTGCCAAGTATAAAAGAGATGAAATCTCATATAAATTTAGAAAATTTTAGCGATATTGATAGCATCATATCTAAAATAAACGGCATACAAAATGTTAAATTTAACAAGCTTATAGGCTCAGTAACGATCATTTATGATAATAGTGTATTTCCAGAAGCTCTTTGGATAAATCTACTAAATGGCGTAAATTTGGAGCTAATTTCGCAAAAAATCAATCAAATAGCAAAGGATTTTGATGCAAACAGATCTTGA
- a CDS encoding DNA adenine methylase, whose product MSENSEFLKEQLITYLGNKRSLLDFIEDGIKSAKSDLGKDKISFVDLFSGSGVVSRLAKSHSSVIFANDLELYSKVINECYLSNLDEDLSQNINFYFDKLNRISNLESGFITELYAPKNEECITQNDRVFFTKRNAKFIDTIRQNIDQIPANLQPYFLAPLLYLVSNHTNTSGVFKGFYKDKSGIGKFGGSGENALKRIKSDMSLKKPIFSNFKCDYEVSQKDAFDFAKNMQKVDITYLDPPYNQHPYGSNYFMLNLVAKYEKPSDISRVSGIPKDWNRSVYNKKKEASEAFFELLNELNSKYLLISFNNEGFIDKDEFLLNLAKIGKVSLKEQKYNAYRGSRNLKFRNIHVFEQLYMVKK is encoded by the coding sequence ATGAGTGAAAACTCAGAGTTTTTAAAAGAGCAGCTTATTACTTATCTTGGCAATAAACGCTCTTTATTAGACTTCATTGAAGATGGAATCAAATCTGCTAAAAGTGATCTTGGCAAAGACAAAATCAGCTTTGTGGATCTTTTTAGCGGTTCTGGAGTCGTCTCAAGGCTTGCCAAATCCCATTCTAGCGTGATTTTTGCCAATGATTTGGAGCTGTATTCTAAGGTTATAAATGAGTGTTATCTTTCAAATTTAGATGAAGATTTATCCCAAAATATCAACTTTTATTTTGATAAACTAAATCGGATTTCTAATCTGGAATCTGGATTTATAACCGAGCTTTACGCGCCCAAAAATGAAGAGTGTATCACGCAAAACGACAGAGTGTTTTTCACTAAACGAAATGCCAAATTTATAGACACAATAAGACAAAATATCGACCAAATCCCAGCAAATTTGCAACCATATTTTCTAGCTCCACTTCTCTATCTAGTCAGCAATCATACAAACACAAGTGGCGTTTTTAAGGGTTTTTATAAAGATAAAAGTGGCATTGGCAAATTTGGCGGGAGTGGCGAAAATGCTCTTAAACGTATAAAATCAGATATGAGCTTAAAAAAGCCAATTTTTTCAAATTTCAAATGCGATTACGAAGTCAGCCAAAAAGATGCTTTTGATTTTGCAAAAAATATGCAAAAAGTTGATATCACTTACCTTGATCCACCATACAATCAGCACCCTTATGGCTCAAACTATTTTATGCTAAATTTAGTCGCAAAATACGAAAAACCAAGCGACATAAGCAGAGTTAGCGGGATTCCAAAAGACTGGAATAGAAGCGTTTATAACAAAAAAAAAGAGGCCAGTGAAGCGTTTTTTGAGCTGTTAAATGAGCTAAACTCCAAATACTTGCTAATCTCATTTAACAACGAAGGCTTTATAGACAAGGACGAGTTTTTGCTCAATTTAGCCAAAATCGGCAAAGTATCCTTAAAAGAGCAAAAATACAACGCTTATCGTGGTAGCAGAAATCTCAAATTTAGAAATATTCACGTTTTTGAGCAACTCTACATGGTAAAAAAATAA
- a CDS encoding WYL domain-containing transcriptional regulator has protein sequence MKNKKIFEILELLDELTSGREVLVKNYAIKSGLSERTIRRYIQDLREFFGEDTIFSISQGSYICKNKELFQRFVAPNERQDESEKLIDMLHIINPGFSKFMPHTYKKVDDKLKKELASVFLIKGSPHEQSPNLKIFGLIQKAIKFRRYCDLTYNETVLKNVKIIKIIYSKGNWQLATLCDTHENNGYKVLRLCFIKDVVIKKAQFYIDDYTENFVRNSETFMDGYKKEPYECVVAVSPNVAKYFEQKRFFHSQKIVGKCKNGWVKISYEITSDEMMIMQLRRWFPDMVVLSPISLRDNFSKILENYNKSLNEFD, from the coding sequence ATGAAAAATAAAAAGATCTTTGAGATTTTGGAGCTTTTGGATGAGCTAACTTCTGGTCGTGAGGTTTTAGTCAAAAACTACGCTATAAAAAGTGGTTTAAGCGAGCGAACTATCAGAAGATATATCCAAGATTTGCGTGAGTTTTTTGGAGAAGATACTATTTTTAGTATTTCTCAAGGCTCATATATATGTAAAAACAAAGAACTTTTTCAACGCTTTGTCGCACCAAATGAGCGCCAAGATGAGAGTGAAAAGCTTATAGATATGCTTCATATTATCAATCCTGGCTTTTCTAAATTTATGCCTCATACTTATAAAAAAGTTGATGACAAACTTAAAAAAGAGCTTGCAAGTGTGTTTTTAATCAAAGGTAGCCCACACGAACAAAGTCCAAATTTAAAGATATTTGGGCTAATACAAAAAGCGATTAAATTTAGACGATATTGCGATTTGACCTATAATGAAACGGTGCTAAAAAATGTTAAAATCATAAAAATCATATATTCTAAAGGCAATTGGCAGCTAGCAACTCTTTGTGATACTCATGAAAATAATGGATATAAGGTGCTTAGGCTATGTTTCATCAAAGATGTCGTGATTAAAAAAGCTCAATTTTATATAGATGATTATACTGAAAATTTTGTTAGAAATAGCGAAACTTTTATGGACGGATATAAGAAAGAGCCTTATGAATGCGTTGTCGCAGTTTCGCCAAATGTCGCAAAATATTTCGAGCAAAAGCGGTTTTTTCATTCACAAAAAATAGTTGGCAAATGCAAAAATGGTTGGGTCAAGATCAGTTATGAGATTACAAGTGATGAGATGATGATTATGCAGCTTAGGCGCTGGTTTCCTGATATGGTGGTTTTAAGCCCAATTAGCTTGCGCGATAACTTTAGTAAAATCCTTGAAAATTACAATAAATCTTTAAATGAATTTGATTAA
- a CDS encoding Phr family secreted Rap phosphatase inhibitor: MKKILSAVLAASVLGTLAFGANNQAIELSNKMFAAKKDASAKELQIRDVCTKMHNEIFEVTKNMTPAQSDDFWKEFQMQMRKNMATLGKDEYFNPRVCRGIMKKQGMRNCGSNMGAGMGQGMMNCGSNMGAGMGRGMGAGMNPNCPNR; the protein is encoded by the coding sequence ATGAAAAAGATTTTATCAGCAGTTTTAGCTGCGTCAGTACTTGGCACTTTGGCGTTTGGAGCAAATAATCAAGCTATAGAGCTTAGCAATAAAATGTTTGCAGCAAAAAAAGATGCTAGCGCAAAAGAATTACAAATAAGAGATGTTTGCACTAAAATGCATAATGAAATATTTGAAGTTACAAAAAATATGACTCCAGCTCAATCAGATGACTTTTGGAAAGAGTTCCAAATGCAAATGAGAAAAAATATGGCAACTTTAGGCAAAGACGAATACTTTAATCCAAGAGTTTGCAGAGGTATCATGAAAAAACAAGGCATGAGAAATTGTGGCTCAAATATGGGTGCTGGTATGGGTCAAGGAATGATGAATTGTGGCTCAAATATGGGCGCTGGTATGGGTCGTGGCATGGGAGCTGGAATGAACCCAAACTGTCCAAATAGATAA
- the purB gene encoding adenylosuccinate lyase produces the protein MASSTIDSRVFGVLFASEEMNKIFSDENRTQKWLDTEAALARAQAKLGIITQERADKITKFAKAELLNLDEIGEGYKSSITIVPLLKVFKKAFDDDSGEFVHWGATSQDIMDNGLVLQIREAHALITKLLTKSYAWCIEISQKYKNTVMAGRTHVIHALPITFGFKTAMWAQEIRRSLDRLEEIKPRLFVGQLSGAVGTLASQEGKGLEMQRLMMEDLGLNQPVISWHPSRDHIAEYVSVLAIIAGTLGKIAREILSLQRTEICEVEEPFFMGKVGSSTMPHKRNPQVCEGVIAQSRIVRSQAPLAVEAMFCENERDWSCELVEWDCVPKASIHLANALESTNDILENLIVYPEHMKENLNKLKGAMLSEAVMLHLGEKLGRLSAHGIVYEVCMKAFTDGKPVIDDLLEREEVAKYFTRADLEEIMQPEKYIGLSAEFVDRVVANSKDILG, from the coding sequence ATGGCTTCAAGTACTATAGATAGTAGAGTTTTTGGTGTGCTTTTTGCAAGTGAAGAGATGAATAAAATTTTTAGCGATGAAAATAGAACACAAAAATGGTTGGACACAGAAGCAGCTCTAGCTAGAGCTCAAGCAAAATTAGGAATCATCACCCAAGAAAGAGCAGATAAAATAACAAAATTTGCTAAAGCTGAGCTTTTGAATTTAGATGAGATAGGCGAGGGCTATAAGAGTTCGATTACTATAGTTCCTCTTCTTAAAGTTTTTAAAAAAGCTTTTGATGATGATAGTGGTGAGTTTGTGCATTGGGGTGCTACAAGCCAAGATATTATGGATAATGGACTTGTACTTCAAATTCGTGAAGCTCACGCACTCATCACAAAACTTTTAACCAAAAGCTATGCTTGGTGTATTGAAATTTCGCAAAAGTATAAAAATACAGTTATGGCTGGCAGAACCCACGTCATACACGCTTTGCCTATAACATTTGGTTTTAAAACAGCGATGTGGGCACAAGAAATTCGCCGTAGTTTAGATAGATTAGAAGAGATAAAACCAAGATTATTTGTAGGGCAACTTAGTGGAGCTGTTGGAACTTTGGCCTCTCAAGAGGGTAAAGGTCTTGAAATGCAACGTCTTATGATGGAAGATCTTGGGCTTAATCAACCAGTGATTTCTTGGCATCCTAGTAGGGATCATATAGCTGAGTATGTAAGTGTTTTGGCTATTATTGCTGGAACTTTAGGAAAAATAGCAAGAGAAATTTTAAGTTTACAAAGAACTGAGATTTGCGAAGTTGAAGAGCCATTTTTTATGGGAAAAGTAGGAAGCTCCACTATGCCACATAAAAGAAATCCACAAGTTTGCGAAGGTGTAATAGCTCAATCTCGCATAGTTCGTTCCCAAGCTCCACTAGCTGTTGAGGCTATGTTTTGCGAAAATGAGCGTGATTGGAGTTGCGAATTAGTAGAATGGGATTGTGTGCCAAAAGCTTCAATCCATTTGGCAAACGCGCTGGAAAGCACAAATGATATTTTGGAAAATTTAATCGTCTATCCAGAGCATATGAAAGAAAATTTAAATAAGCTTAAAGGTGCTATGTTAAGTGAAGCTGTCATGCTACATCTTGGTGAAAAACTTGGTCGTTTATCGGCTCATGGGATAGTTTATGAAGTATGTATGAAAGCTTTTACTGATGGCAAACCTGTGATTGATGATTTGCTAGAGCGTGAAGAGGTGGCGAAATATTTTACAAGAGCTGATCTTGAAGAGATTATGCAACCAGAAAAATATATCGGTTTGAGTGCTGAATTTGTCGATCGCGTGGTTGCAAATAGCAAAGATATTTTGGGTTAA
- a CDS encoding response regulator transcription factor produces the protein MNKILVLEDEPMLQDMMSSYLESSGYEVVSTDNYEEALSLAYESKFDLFIFDVKITRGNGFELLDELRNSGVGTPCIFATSLNAMSDVTSGFKVGCDDYIKKPFELAELLLRVQNILKRNFNHNQNDEFITINNELKFDILQKRLLKGDKMVPLAKKESELLALFLKNKNTILTRDDIYSQIWDMGEMPSELSLRVYIRNLRKIIGNEKIISHSKLGYEYVS, from the coding sequence ATGAATAAAATTCTCGTCCTAGAAGATGAGCCAATGCTTCAAGATATGATGAGTTCATATCTTGAAAGCTCTGGTTATGAAGTTGTCTCAACTGATAATTATGAAGAGGCTTTGAGCTTAGCTTATGAGAGTAAATTTGACCTTTTCATCTTTGATGTCAAGATTACCCGTGGCAATGGATTTGAGCTTTTAGATGAGCTAAGAAATAGCGGAGTAGGGACTCCTTGTATATTTGCCACGTCGCTAAACGCGATGAGTGATGTCACAAGCGGCTTCAAAGTCGGCTGCGATGACTACATAAAAAAGCCTTTCGAGCTTGCTGAACTGCTTCTAAGAGTTCAAAACATACTAAAAAGAAACTTCAACCACAATCAAAATGATGAGTTTATAACCATAAATAATGAACTCAAATTTGACATACTTCAAAAACGCCTTTTAAAGGGTGATAAAATGGTGCCACTGGCTAAAAAAGAGAGTGAGCTTTTAGCGCTTTTTTTGAAAAACAAAAACACTATTCTAACCAGAGATGATATTTATTCGCAAATTTGGGATATGGGCGAAATGCCAAGTGAGCTAAGCCTTAGGGTCTATATAAGAAATCTAAGAAAAATAATCGGAAATGAAAAGATCATAAGTCACTCAAAGCTTGGATACGAATATGTCTCATAA
- a CDS encoding oxidoreductase yields MTNPYLNNQQNSNSKVDNTINDFAKEIPFIPENFNTAGFLKGVLIGAGLTYVLTNQKASQALFKAIVKAGNLLQSGTEELKERFEDAKAEINAQK; encoded by the coding sequence ATGACAAATCCATATTTAAACAACCAACAAAATAGTAACTCAAAAGTAGATAATACCATAAATGACTTTGCAAAAGAGATACCTTTTATACCAGAAAATTTCAACACGGCTGGCTTTTTAAAAGGCGTTTTGATAGGTGCTGGGCTGACTTATGTACTAACAAACCAAAAAGCCAGCCAAGCTCTTTTTAAAGCCATAGTAAAAGCTGGAAACCTCTTACAAAGTGGCACAGAAGAGCTAAAAGAGAGATTTGAAGATGCTAAGGCTGAGATAAATGCCCAAAAATAG